Proteins from a genomic interval of Triplophysa dalaica isolate WHDGS20190420 chromosome 21, ASM1584641v1, whole genome shotgun sequence:
- the lrig1 gene encoding leucine-rich repeats and immunoglobulin-like domains protein 1 isoform X1, with translation MAAWLGRMGSLSYYVFYWVLTLELLINYGLSSDAPCPQNCTCTLDTTDCSNLDMTDVPQDLPKRTVHLNLSLNKLAAVDTDILSNLPNLREVRLDHNELTSIPSFGDAAATIVTLYMHHNKIRRLEGSLLQNFSALETLDLSHNNITELKDYCFPPGLRIKDLYLNNNKIVYLEFGAFRNLAGSLQVLRLSRNLLTHLPVKGLELPKLTQLELSRNRLRSIEGLTFQGLNSLEVLKLQRNNISKLTDGAFFGLGQMRVLHLDFNSLREVNSGSLYGLKSLLQLYLSNNSISYFNPEGWGFCEKLRELNLSYNNLTKLSENSFAKLVNLISLRLGHNSISHITEGAFRGLNSLRTLELDHNDISGTIEDTNGAFAGLENLNKLTLFGNKIKSVAKKAFTGLESLEHLNLGENAIRSIQPEAFSKMKKLHYLHIQSDSFLCDCQLHWFPEWLRTRGLQSAVQATCAHPESLKGTSIYQAPPQSFVCDDLPKPQITVHPVNTAAVLGKDVRLTCTAASSSSSPMTFTWRKDQETLRQAEVENFAHVRASDGGVMEYTTILHLRHITFNHEGRYQCIISNHFGPSYSNKARVTVNVLPSFVKTPRDITVRTGTKARLECAAEGHPTPQVAWQKDGGTDFPAARERRMRVMPDDDVFFIMDVKPGDMGMYSCTAKNTAGMISANVTLTVLETPHLAQEMDDRNVVMGETVALQCKALGSPPPRITWLKGDEPLQPSDRHHFTPGNQLLVIRSTTLEDAGRYTCVMSNTLGTERAHCQLNVYQRIEEECAPFSNPSTVTVGIIVIAVVTSIVVTSLVWVCIIYQTRKKSEECSVNTDETIVPPDVPSYLSSQGTLSERQDVCIRVESNGGSQSNGRIENNGYDGPVMCKDCLENGTNYSKHCNYFSHEIAPPPGLEYQQTHQPAIFSSQNGEVHCNGTPNGVRKDSQTPIFPTNHDRVTIIPTSHQYNEHKGLLVNRSDTPPSLEEEYHRPVKLLPGGDFDLGSELAQSLLPNGHAYTADPALSESEPLRRACD, from the exons ATGGCGGCGTGGCTGGGACGGATGGGATCACTTTCCTACTATGTGTTTTATTGGGTTTTAACGCTGGAACTGTTAATCAATTATGGCTTGAGCTCGGACGCACCGTGTCCGCAAAACTGTACGTGTACGCTAGACACAACCGACTGCAGTAACCTGGACATGACAGATGTCCCACAAGACTTGCCTAAGAGGACTGTGCATTT AAATCTGAGCCTCAACAAGCTGGCGGCAGTCGATACGGACATCCTCTCCAATCTGCCCAACCTCAGAGAAGT gaggCTTGACCACAATGAGCTGACATCTATCCCTTCATTCGGAGACGCCGCGGCAACGATCGTTACACTCTACAT GCATCATAATAAAATCCGAAGACTTGAGGGGAGCCTGTTGCAAAACTTTTCTGCTCTGGAGACTCTTGATCTGAGTCACAACAATATCACCGAGCTAAAAGACTACTGCTTCCCTCCAGGGTTACGAATCAAAGATCT GTACCTGAACAATAATAAGATTGTTTACCTGGAGTTCGGGGCGTTTAGGAACCTAGCCGGGAGCTTGCAGGTCCTCAGATTGAGTCGCAATCTACTAACACACCTTCCTGTTAAAGGACTAGAGCTGCCCAAGCTCACACAGCT GGAGCTGAGCAGGAACAGGTTACGGTCGATCGAGGGACTCACTTTCCAGGGTTTGAACAGTTTAGAGGTTCTCAAGCTTCAGAGGAACAACATCAGCAAGCTGACAGACGGGGCGTTCTTTGGTCTGGGCCAAATGAGGGTTCT GCACCTGGACTTCAACAGTCTGCGGGAGGTGAACAGCGGATCTCTCTACGGCCTGAAGTCACTCCTGCAACTCTACCTCTCCAACAACTCCATCTCTTACTTCAACCCTGAGGGCTGGGGCTTCTGCGAGAAACTCAGAGAACT GAACCTGTCTTATAACAACCTGACAAAACTGTCTGAGAATAGTTTTGCCAAGCTGGTGAACCTGATCTCGCTGCGTTTGGGACACAATTCCATCAGTCACATCACAGAGGGAGCATTCAGAGGCCTTAACTCCCTGCGCACGCT GGAACTCGATCACAATGACATCTCTGGGACTATAGAGGACACCAATGGAGCCTTCGCTGGCCTTGAAAACCTCAACAAACT AACTCTGTTTGGAAACAAGATCAAGTCGGTGGCCAAGAAAGCCTTCACGGGTCTGGAGTCTCTAGAGCACCT GAACCTGGGGGAAAATGCCATTCGCTCCATCCAACCCGAGGCATTCAGCAAGATGAAAAAGTTGCACTACCT TCATATTCAGAGTGATAGTTTTCTGTGCGACTGCCAGCTGCACTGGTTTCCGGAGTGGCTGAGGACACGAGGGCTTCAGTCTGCCGTTCAGGCCACATGTGCCCATCCAGAGAGCTTAAAGGGCACCAGCATCTACCAGGCACCACCACAGAGCTTTGTTTGCG ATGAccttccaaaacctcagatCACAGTTCACCCTGTCAACACGGCAGCAGTTTTGGGGAAAGACGTGCGTCTCACCTGCACGGCCGCTAGCAGCAGTAGCTCGCCTATGACCTTCACCTGGCGCAAGGACCAGGAGACGTTACGTCAAGCCGAGGTAGAGAACTTCGCCCATGTGAGGGCCAGTGACGGAGGAGTGATGGAGTACACCACCATCCTTCACCTTCGGCACATCACCTTCAATCATGAGGGACGCTACCAGTGCATCATCAGCAACCACTTTGGCCCCTCCTACTCTAACAAGGCCCGCGTCACTGTCAACg TGCTGCCTTCATTCGTGAAGACCCCGCGTGACATCACCGTCCGCACGGGCACGAAGGCGCGTTTGGAGTGCGCCGCGGAGGGACACCCGACCCCGCAGGTGGCGTGGCAGAAAGATGGTGGAACGGATTTCCCCGCCGCTCGAGAGCGCCGCATGCGGGTGATGCCTGACGATGACGTTTTCTTCATAATGGATGTTAAGCCTGGGGATATGGGCATGTACAGCTGCACGGCCAAAAACACGGCCGGTATGATCTCCGCGAACGTCACCTTGACGGTTCTAG AAACCCCTCACTTGGCGCAAGAAATGGACGATCGTAACGTGGTGATGGGCGAGACGGTCGCACTGCAGTGCAAAGCCTTGGGCAGCCCGCCTCCTAGAATCACCTGGCTGAAGGGGGACGAGCCTCTTCAACCCAGCGACCGTCACCACTTCACTCCTGGAAACCAGCTTCTGGTGATCCGCAGCACCACCTTAGAAGACGCTGGACGTTACACATGCGTCATGTCCAACACGCTAGGCACGGAGCGCGCTCACTGCCAGCTAAACGTCTACCAGCGTATTGAAGAAGAATGTGCGCCCTTCTCCAACCCCAGCACTGTTACCGTGGGGATCATCGTTATCGCTGTGGTGACCAGCATTGTGGTGACATCACTGGTGTGGGTGTGTATAATTTACCAGACGAGGAAGAAGAGCGAGGAGTGCAGCGTTAACACAG ATGAGACTATCGTCCCTCCTGATGTCCCAAGTTACTTGTCCTCGCAGGGGACTTTATCAGAGAGACAGGACGTGTGTATACGAGTGGAGTCTAATGGTGGATCTCAATCTAATGGGCGCATTGAGAACAATG GCTATGATGGTCCAGTCATGTGCAAAGACTGCTTGGAAAACGGCACCAACTACTCCAAACACTGTAACTACTTCTCTCACGAGATAGCGCCCCCACCAGGTCTGGAGTATCAGCAGACGCACCAACCGGCAATTTTCTCCAGTCAAAATGGCGAAGTGCACTGCAACGGCACACCCAACGGAGTGAGGAAGGACAGCCAAACGCCAATCTTTCCCACCAACCACGACAGGGTGACGATTATACCCACATCACACCAGTACAATGAACATAAAG GATTGTTGGTGAATAGGTCAGACACACCTCCCTCACTTGAAGAGGAATACCATCGGCCAGTAAAGCTCTTGCCCGGTGGTGACTTTGACCTCGGGTCTGAGCTCGCACAGAGTCTGTTACCCAACGGGCACGCGTACACTGCAGATCCCGCCCTGAGCGAAAGCGAACCCTTAAGGCGGGCATGTGACTAA
- the lrig1 gene encoding leucine-rich repeats and immunoglobulin-like domains protein 1 isoform X2: MHHNKIRRLEGSLLQNFSALETLDLSHNNITELKDYCFPPGLRIKDLYLNNNKIVYLEFGAFRNLAGSLQVLRLSRNLLTHLPVKGLELPKLTQLELSRNRLRSIEGLTFQGLNSLEVLKLQRNNISKLTDGAFFGLGQMRVLHLDFNSLREVNSGSLYGLKSLLQLYLSNNSISYFNPEGWGFCEKLRELNLSYNNLTKLSENSFAKLVNLISLRLGHNSISHITEGAFRGLNSLRTLELDHNDISGTIEDTNGAFAGLENLNKLTLFGNKIKSVAKKAFTGLESLEHLNLGENAIRSIQPEAFSKMKKLHYLHIQSDSFLCDCQLHWFPEWLRTRGLQSAVQATCAHPESLKGTSIYQAPPQSFVCDDLPKPQITVHPVNTAAVLGKDVRLTCTAASSSSSPMTFTWRKDQETLRQAEVENFAHVRASDGGVMEYTTILHLRHITFNHEGRYQCIISNHFGPSYSNKARVTVNVLPSFVKTPRDITVRTGTKARLECAAEGHPTPQVAWQKDGGTDFPAARERRMRVMPDDDVFFIMDVKPGDMGMYSCTAKNTAGMISANVTLTVLETPHLAQEMDDRNVVMGETVALQCKALGSPPPRITWLKGDEPLQPSDRHHFTPGNQLLVIRSTTLEDAGRYTCVMSNTLGTERAHCQLNVYQRIEEECAPFSNPSTVTVGIIVIAVVTSIVVTSLVWVCIIYQTRKKSEECSVNTDETIVPPDVPSYLSSQGTLSERQDVCIRVESNGGSQSNGRIENNGYDGPVMCKDCLENGTNYSKHCNYFSHEIAPPPGLEYQQTHQPAIFSSQNGEVHCNGTPNGVRKDSQTPIFPTNHDRVTIIPTSHQYNEHKGLLVNRSDTPPSLEEEYHRPVKLLPGGDFDLGSELAQSLLPNGHAYTADPALSESEPLRRACD; the protein is encoded by the exons AT GCATCATAATAAAATCCGAAGACTTGAGGGGAGCCTGTTGCAAAACTTTTCTGCTCTGGAGACTCTTGATCTGAGTCACAACAATATCACCGAGCTAAAAGACTACTGCTTCCCTCCAGGGTTACGAATCAAAGATCT GTACCTGAACAATAATAAGATTGTTTACCTGGAGTTCGGGGCGTTTAGGAACCTAGCCGGGAGCTTGCAGGTCCTCAGATTGAGTCGCAATCTACTAACACACCTTCCTGTTAAAGGACTAGAGCTGCCCAAGCTCACACAGCT GGAGCTGAGCAGGAACAGGTTACGGTCGATCGAGGGACTCACTTTCCAGGGTTTGAACAGTTTAGAGGTTCTCAAGCTTCAGAGGAACAACATCAGCAAGCTGACAGACGGGGCGTTCTTTGGTCTGGGCCAAATGAGGGTTCT GCACCTGGACTTCAACAGTCTGCGGGAGGTGAACAGCGGATCTCTCTACGGCCTGAAGTCACTCCTGCAACTCTACCTCTCCAACAACTCCATCTCTTACTTCAACCCTGAGGGCTGGGGCTTCTGCGAGAAACTCAGAGAACT GAACCTGTCTTATAACAACCTGACAAAACTGTCTGAGAATAGTTTTGCCAAGCTGGTGAACCTGATCTCGCTGCGTTTGGGACACAATTCCATCAGTCACATCACAGAGGGAGCATTCAGAGGCCTTAACTCCCTGCGCACGCT GGAACTCGATCACAATGACATCTCTGGGACTATAGAGGACACCAATGGAGCCTTCGCTGGCCTTGAAAACCTCAACAAACT AACTCTGTTTGGAAACAAGATCAAGTCGGTGGCCAAGAAAGCCTTCACGGGTCTGGAGTCTCTAGAGCACCT GAACCTGGGGGAAAATGCCATTCGCTCCATCCAACCCGAGGCATTCAGCAAGATGAAAAAGTTGCACTACCT TCATATTCAGAGTGATAGTTTTCTGTGCGACTGCCAGCTGCACTGGTTTCCGGAGTGGCTGAGGACACGAGGGCTTCAGTCTGCCGTTCAGGCCACATGTGCCCATCCAGAGAGCTTAAAGGGCACCAGCATCTACCAGGCACCACCACAGAGCTTTGTTTGCG ATGAccttccaaaacctcagatCACAGTTCACCCTGTCAACACGGCAGCAGTTTTGGGGAAAGACGTGCGTCTCACCTGCACGGCCGCTAGCAGCAGTAGCTCGCCTATGACCTTCACCTGGCGCAAGGACCAGGAGACGTTACGTCAAGCCGAGGTAGAGAACTTCGCCCATGTGAGGGCCAGTGACGGAGGAGTGATGGAGTACACCACCATCCTTCACCTTCGGCACATCACCTTCAATCATGAGGGACGCTACCAGTGCATCATCAGCAACCACTTTGGCCCCTCCTACTCTAACAAGGCCCGCGTCACTGTCAACg TGCTGCCTTCATTCGTGAAGACCCCGCGTGACATCACCGTCCGCACGGGCACGAAGGCGCGTTTGGAGTGCGCCGCGGAGGGACACCCGACCCCGCAGGTGGCGTGGCAGAAAGATGGTGGAACGGATTTCCCCGCCGCTCGAGAGCGCCGCATGCGGGTGATGCCTGACGATGACGTTTTCTTCATAATGGATGTTAAGCCTGGGGATATGGGCATGTACAGCTGCACGGCCAAAAACACGGCCGGTATGATCTCCGCGAACGTCACCTTGACGGTTCTAG AAACCCCTCACTTGGCGCAAGAAATGGACGATCGTAACGTGGTGATGGGCGAGACGGTCGCACTGCAGTGCAAAGCCTTGGGCAGCCCGCCTCCTAGAATCACCTGGCTGAAGGGGGACGAGCCTCTTCAACCCAGCGACCGTCACCACTTCACTCCTGGAAACCAGCTTCTGGTGATCCGCAGCACCACCTTAGAAGACGCTGGACGTTACACATGCGTCATGTCCAACACGCTAGGCACGGAGCGCGCTCACTGCCAGCTAAACGTCTACCAGCGTATTGAAGAAGAATGTGCGCCCTTCTCCAACCCCAGCACTGTTACCGTGGGGATCATCGTTATCGCTGTGGTGACCAGCATTGTGGTGACATCACTGGTGTGGGTGTGTATAATTTACCAGACGAGGAAGAAGAGCGAGGAGTGCAGCGTTAACACAG ATGAGACTATCGTCCCTCCTGATGTCCCAAGTTACTTGTCCTCGCAGGGGACTTTATCAGAGAGACAGGACGTGTGTATACGAGTGGAGTCTAATGGTGGATCTCAATCTAATGGGCGCATTGAGAACAATG GCTATGATGGTCCAGTCATGTGCAAAGACTGCTTGGAAAACGGCACCAACTACTCCAAACACTGTAACTACTTCTCTCACGAGATAGCGCCCCCACCAGGTCTGGAGTATCAGCAGACGCACCAACCGGCAATTTTCTCCAGTCAAAATGGCGAAGTGCACTGCAACGGCACACCCAACGGAGTGAGGAAGGACAGCCAAACGCCAATCTTTCCCACCAACCACGACAGGGTGACGATTATACCCACATCACACCAGTACAATGAACATAAAG GATTGTTGGTGAATAGGTCAGACACACCTCCCTCACTTGAAGAGGAATACCATCGGCCAGTAAAGCTCTTGCCCGGTGGTGACTTTGACCTCGGGTCTGAGCTCGCACAGAGTCTGTTACCCAACGGGCACGCGTACACTGCAGATCCCGCCCTGAGCGAAAGCGAACCCTTAAGGCGGGCATGTGACTAA